In Halogranum gelatinilyticum, the DNA window CAGCGAGGTCGCTCCGAGCGCGAGCCCGGCGGCCGCGCCCGTCCGGAGGAAGTGTCTGCGGCTGACACTCATAGCTCGTACCCCGCGTAGTCCATGACCTTCCGGAAGACGTCGGAGTCCATCGCCTCGGTGTAGACCGTCGCGGTCAGCATCCCGCCGGGGTAGGAGTTGCCGTTGCGGACGTGGTCGACCTTGTGGCAGTGGATTGGGTAGATACCCGGGTCGGCGTCGGCGACGAACTCGATGGTGTAGCGCTCGGCCGGGGCGACGTTGACGACGTCCTGCAGATACTGGAGCGGCTCCGGCATCGGCGAGCCGTCCTTCTCGACCACCTTGAACCGGTGGTTGTGCGTGTGCATCGGATGGCTCATGAAGCCCGCGTTGACGAGATGGATGCGGACGGTGTCACCCGAGTCGACGATGACCGGCGACCCCATCTCGGGGTTGAGCGTGTACGGTGCGGACCGGCCGTTGATGGTGAAGACGTCGCCCATGCGGTCGGGCAGCGAGTACTTGACGTTCTCGCCGCCGTACTGCCGCGAGAGCCGCGAGTCCCACTCCTTGACCGTCATGAAGTACTCCTTGTCGGCCTCCTCGTAGCCCGCGGGGTCGACCCGGAGGATGCCGTACATCCCCATGTCCATGTGGAAGGGGGTGTTGAAGTGGCAGTGATAGAGGTGGGTCCCGGCGACGTTCGCGGGGATGGTGTAGGTGTGCGTCTCGCCCGGCATGACGGTGATGCCCGTCGTGGTCGGGACGCCGTCGTCCATCCACGACTTGCGCACGCCGTGGAAGTGCAGCGTGTGTGGATGCACGTTGTCGGTGTTGTCGAGGGTGATCTTCAGCTCCGTCCCCTCGGTACAGCGGAGGACCGGACCGGGGACGGAGGGCGTCCCGTCGTTCGCCTGGAACGCCCAGACGACGGGGAGGGTGACAGGCCCGTTCATCGCCTGTCCGGGGTGGGCCTCGTGGCGCGCCGTGACGGTCCGGAGCGTCACCTCGCCGCCGAGTTCGTCGAGGTCGACGACCTCGGGCTGGCCGGTCAGCGGGAGGTCGGCCGTCGACGCCGACAGCGAGTCGGCACCACCGGCGGCGGGGACCTGCGCAGTGGGAGCATCCATACAGCCAGCGACCGCGACGGCACCGGTCGCGCCGGTGGCCTTGAGGAAGTCGCGTCGTGAGATTCCGGTTCCGGGGGCACCGATTCTGTCACTGTTCATGACTCTACCGAGGAGTGGGATATCGATATAGCCGAAAGCTGGTTCTCGGCCGCTGAGAAACGCCGTGAAAAGTGGGCCTTCGAGGTCGTCGGTGTGTGGGGTCGGAGTAGTCGAGGCTGTCAGCGCGGGGCCGAATTAGTCGAGGTCGTCGACGAGGTCACTCGCAACGCCGGTGTAGGTCGCTGGTGTCAGCGCGAGCAGTTCCTCGCGGACGCTCTCGTCGACGTCGAGGTCGGCGAAGAGGTCGTGGAAGTCCTCGATGGTGACGTTGCGGCCGCGGGTGAGTTCCTTGACGCGCTCGTAGGCAGCGGTGTCACCTTCGCGACGGAGGATGGTCTGGACGGCCTCGCCGATGATTTCGGGCGTGGATTCGAGTTCGTCGCGCATGACCTGTTCGTTGGGGACGACCTTGTCGAGGCCTTTGGTGGTCTTGCCGTAGCCGATGAGACAGTGCGCGAAGGCCGCGCCGATGTTGCGCTTGACCGTCGAGTCCGAGAGGTCACGCTGGAGCCGGGAGGTGGTGACGTAGTCCGCGAGGAACGTCAGGTCGGAGTTCGCCTTCGAGAGGTTGCCTTCGCTGTTTTCGAAGTCGATGGGGTTGACCTTGTGCGGCATCGTCGAACTGCCGGTCTCGCCCTCGACGGTGCGCTGGCCGAGATAGCGGTCGGAGACGTAGAGCCACATATCGCGGTCGAGGTCGACGAGGACGTTGTTGACGCCGCGGAGCGCGTCGAAGAGGGTCGCGAGGTCGTCACACGGGTTGACCTGCGTCGTCAGCGCGGTGTGGTCGAGACCGAGCGAGGTGACGAACTCGCGGGAGAACGCCCGCCAGTCGACGTCGGGGTAGGCGGCGACGTGGGCCGCGTAGGTGCCCGACGCCCCGGCGAGTTTGCCAGATAGCTCTTCGGCGGCCTCGTTCGTGCGGGCCATCGCCTTCCCAAGGCGGGCGGCGTAGACGGCCATCTCCTTGCCGAACGTCGTCGGCGTCGCGGGCTGACCGTGGGTGCGGGCGAGCATCGGCAGGTCGCGGTTGTCCTGCGCCAACTGGGTCAGCTCGTCGCGGACCTCGGCGAGCGCGGGGAGCAGGACCTCCTCGACGGCGGGCTTGACGAGCAGCCGCTGGGCGAGGTTGTTGACGTCCTCGCTCGTCAGCCCGAAGTGAATCCACGGGTAGACCGACTCGTCGACGGCCGTGCGGAGGAAGTATTCGACGGCCTTCACGTCGTGGTTGGTCGCGGAGAACGCTTCTGTGCCCTCGACTTCGATCTGCTTGACGAGCCGAGCGTCGTCGGCGTCGAACTCCTCGTAGAGCGCGCGCAGGTCGGCGCGTTCGGCCTCGTCGAGCGTGAGCGGCGTCGCGTCGAGGTCGGCGAGTGCGAGGAGGTAGTCGACTTCCACACGCACGCGAGCACGCATGAGCGCGGACTCGCTGGCGTAGGGACTCAACGGTGCGGTTCGGCCTGCGTACCGGCCGTCGAGCGGCGAGACGGCGGCGAGTGGGTCGCTCCGCGGCAGGTCTGTCATGTCTGGAGGTGCCACAGGTGGCCGCAAAAGCGTGTCGATGAAATGTGTGCACGTACGTGGCGTTTCTACCCGAACAACACCGAGATAGAACCGGCGACGATACACCAACACGTATAGGCCTCGCGTCTCGGTCCGTCTCCGAGTCGGACTGTGACCGGTGTGGTCGCCGAGACCGCGAGGACCGCGGAGACGACGTTGATCGCGACGAACAGGAGGAGGAGATAGAGGAGACCGACGATCGCGTTTCGTCGCGGTGCGTGCGGGACTACCCCCGGCAGCACGAAGACGACCCGTTCACACCGTCGGACGCTCGCCGTGAGCCACGTCGGAACGGCCCGCATCATCGGTCCAGCGGGTCGACACCGACGGCGGTCCCAGCCGTCGGCGCGCCGAGCAACGTCGTCCGTACGGCCGCTGCGGTGTCGTTCTTCGGTGCGTTTCCTGCGGCTCCGGACGAGTCATCCGAGACAGTCTCCGTCCCGGCCGTGCCGTCCGCGCCTCCCTCGGGCGTCGACGGCTCACCCTCGCTGTTGCCTGCTGCGGTGAGTCCACTCCCCCGGCTGTGCTCGCCGTCGTCGGACCCCCCGTCGGTCCCGCCGTCGGAACTCTCTTCACCGTCTTCCGACGGTCCGCCTCCCGATTCTTGGCCTCCGGCACTCGGCAGCCCGGACGCTGTGTCCGTGTTTCCGGCATTCGGCAATCCCGCGTTCCCAGCATTCGGCGACCCGACGTTCCCGGCACCCGCCGCGTCGAAGTTCGCCGCCGCCTGGAACGTCGCGCTGGCCGTCTCCTCGTCGGTGTAGCTGGCGTACGTGGTGTAGCCGCCGACCGCACTGGCCGCGAACACGACGACGACGGCGACGAGGACGCCGAGTCGGGGCAACGGGTCGGGGTCGGTCATCCCGCCTCACCCCGGTCGGCCGGCGGCGAGGCGTCGTCCGGGGGCGTGCCGTCCCAGACGAAGACGAGCGCGCCGTCCCGCACGAAGAGCCGCTCGCCCGCCTCGTCACGGCGTATCGGCCGCCCGCACTCGGCGGCGACGTCGACCAGCGAGACCGCCGAGTCGACGACGACCCGCCGCGGACCGCCGTCGGGAAGCGACGCGTCCGTGACCGGGACGAGCGACGTGTCGCGTGGTGAGGTCTCGACGTCCCGCGCCATCGGGTCGTCCTCCTCGACCTCTTCGACCTCCTCTGCCATCCGTGAGAGGCCGCCACCGAGCAGGAGGAACCCACCGGACGCGACGGCGACGGCGACGGACCACGGCGTTCGGGTCGTGTAGGCCATCACCGCGCTGTACACCGTGAGCGCGACCAACGGGACGAGCGCGACACGGAGATCGGGCAGTTCGAGTTCGAACTCGTCGCTGTCGTTCGGGTCCTCCGGGTCGTTCGAGTCGCTTGGGTCGGCCGCCCCAGTGTCGGTCGTCGGCTGGGCTTCGTCAGTCCGACCGTCGGTTGCTTCGGCCGACGACGACGTGACGACTTTCCAGACCTCGCTCACGACGAGCAGGGCGATGGGCGCGCCGACGAGCGCGGCGAAGCCGAGTCGCGTCCCGGCGAACTGGACGACGTAGCCGACGAGCGGGATGACGAGTAGCACCTCGCCGACGACGTTCTCGGGGGCGACTGTCGGGCCGTCGCGGGCCTCGTTGGCGTCACCCTTGGTCACGAACGCCCGGCCGGTCTCCGTCTCGCGTATCTCGACGATGCGATGCGTGGTCGGTTTCGTCTCGCCGTCTCGACGGAACGTGATGACGTCACCGCGTTCGAGCGTCGAGGCACCGACGTCGTCGACGACGACGACGTCGCCTGGGCTGATGGATGGCTCCATGCTACCCGAGAGGACGGTGTAGCTCTGGTCGGCACCGACGGTCTGTGGGACCGCCTGGACGACGAAGGGTGCGAGAACGGCGAGGAGCAAGAGGACGCCGAGTGCGTGGAGTACGGTTCGAGAACTCGCCCACCCACGGCTGGCGTCGCCTTCGGCGGCCGTCTGTTCGGCTCGTCTGGGTCGTGTCATGGAAATAGTCGTATCGTAGTCGTGGTCTTCCGTCGGTTCAGGGCCACCGTGGCCGACTTATTCGACTGCTGAGAGGAGATACTGGCCTCGCTCGAGTGCCAGCGTCGCCGCGGGCACGACGAACAGGAAGACGAGCGCGCTCCCGATGTCGGTAGCCAACACGGGATAGCCGACCCAGGGGATAGTCGCCGTGACTCGGCCGACGACCCGCGAAGCATCGACCGGTTCGTTGTCCGGCGACCGGTTTGCGTCGCCCTTGACGACGAAGGCGAACCCAGCGTCGTTTCGCTGGATACCGACGACGCGGTGAGTCGTCGTCGGACCAACGTTGCCCTCGCCACGGAAGGTGATGACGTCACCCACCTCGACGGTCCGGGGGGAGACCGCCTCGACGAGGACGAGGCTCCCTCGTTTGATCTCCGGTTCCATACTGCCGGATGCGACCGCGTACCCAGCGTCTGCACCGACCAATCCGGGCTGTACGACGACGAGAAACGGACTCGAGAGTAGCCAGAGGGCGAGCACGACACCGTGTAGCTGCCGTCGTGCGCCCATCGTGCTCCGTCAGTCGCCGCCGTTGTCAGCGTCTCCCTCGGTCGGCTCACCCTGGGCTCTGTAGCCAGGCGTCGAGATGTACGGCCGCGCGGGGCTCTCGTTGTGGCGGACCTGCTGGAAGTCGAAGCCGAAGTAGATGTCGATGCTGTCGGTCTGCGCCTCGTTGCCGACGTTGAACGGCAGCGACCAGTCGTAACCGAACCGAATCGTTCCCTCCGGCTGGAGCGGGCTGAAGCCCTGCTCGTTGTTCGTATCTCCGTTCTGTTCGCCGTTGAGGAGGATACAGCCAGCGTAGCGCCGGTTGACCGGGGCGGGCGTCGTGTACGTCTCACCGTCGTCGTTGAAGCCGACAGTCCCCTGGTCGAGCTGTGAGAAGACTGCCCCACTGAGGGGTCGAGGGACGAGACTCCCCGTCGCGTTGTCCCAGTACGCGGGCGAGGTCACGCCCTGACTGGTCGGGTTGAAGCTCCCCTGGAAGCCGCCGTCGAAGAAGCTCGAGTTCTTGTTCGAGTCGTAGAAAGGAAGCACGTAGAGGTTGTCGGCGAGTTCGCCGTTGCCGTACTGGACCGTGACGGTGTCGTTGTTGTAGGTATTCGCGCTCACCTCGGCTTCCTTCATCGCTCCGTTGTCCACCTCGTCTTCCGGATCCTCGATGGAGTTGTCGTCGTTGTTGTCGAAGTCGAGACACGAGAACACCCACGCCGGATTGGTCTCGACCTCGATTTCGAAGACGATGGAGCCGTAGTCGCCAGGCTTGACATCATCCAAACTGTACGCGAGATGCTGAGTGCCGTTGTCCTCGCCGGTTTGAACCTCGATCTCGTCTCCCTGGCTGACTTCTTCACCGTTGTACGACGCGTACCAGCCCACGTGACCGTCGAGCTCGCCTGCAGTGAACGTCGTCGTCGCCTCTTCCGTGTCACTGAAGGCCGCCCACGTTCCGAAGCCCGCGCCTGCCGATGCGATACCGATCGTGCCGAGCCCGGCGAGCATATTGCGCCGGGACAGTTTGAGTTTCTTCTTGGACATTGGTCTTCACCCATCCGAGTGCCACCCGTCCTGAGTGGGTCGGACGTGGTTTCACCGACGAGCGATGCCGCATTAGTTAACAGCCGAGAGACATGAAATCGGTCTCGTTCGTCGTCGTTCTCGCCGCCGTTCGGATAGCATGGGAGCCGTTATTTCGGGCTAAATCCGCGGTTTAGAAGCCTAGAGCAGTGATTATTCGGGCGTGTGTCACTCGTTGACGACTGTTATGGCTGGCCGAACGTCGCTAAAGTAGACATTAGCTATGCATCGGTATCGCAGACCTGTACGTGCCGACAGTCACGGGGGTGACGCGGCGGTGAACGATTCGATGAACCAACTGACCACGCGCAAATCGGACATCACGGAGGGGGAGATTCACGAACTACTGCGGAACTCGCGGCGGCGACGAGTGCTCAAACAGTTACAGGAGCGCGTCGGCGTCGTGACCGTCCGCGCGCTCGCGGAGACCATCGCCGAGTTGGAGACGGGCGAATCGCCGCCGCCGCGGCGTATCCGCGACAGCGTCTACAACTCGCTGCATCAGACGCATCTGCCGAAACTCGACGCGTACGGCGTCGTCGACTACGACAAGAACAGAAAGACGGTCGCACTGCGAAGGGAGGTCAGACAGGTCGACCTCTACATGGAGGTGGTGACGAAGTACGGCATCACGTGGGCGGAGTACTACCAACGGCTGCTGTTGCTCGCACTGCTCGTCATCTTGGCCGCGCAATTCGACGTGGTCGCGGTCGCCGCGCTTCCGACAGCCGTCTGGGCGAGCGTCTTCCTCGTCGTCCTGGCCCTGTCGAGCGCGGCACAGCTGTGGTCCCGTCGGTGGTTCTATCTCCAACAGCTCGTCGGCGACCACCGGTAATACACGTCTGTGTGTAGTTAGTCGGGTGATGGCCGCGAGATGTGGCGAGAATACTCGCGAATTTGTATATCTCTCGTCTCGCAACCGCAACTGTTTTTCTCTCGGACTCGGGTGGTTCGTGTATGCTCAAGATCGCTGGCCTCGCGAGCAACCGTGGACGAAACCTGCTGCACATCGCCGACCAGGCCCCCGGTGGGGCGAAACTGAGTGTCGTCCTCACGAACGAGGAGGGCGCGCCCGTGCTCGAAGGTGCCTCCGAGCGCGGCATCCCCACAGAGGTCGTCACACGCGGCGACGACGAGTCCCGAGCGGACCACGAGCGACGTGTCCTCGACCGCCTCGACAGCTACGACTTCGACATCGTCTGTCTCGACGGCTATATGCGCATCCTCACGGAGGAATTCCTCGACGACGCGCCGACGACGCTCAACGTCCATCCCTCGCTCCTCCCCGCCTTCCCCGGCATGGACGCCCACGAGCAGGTGCTCGACGCCGGCGTCCGGACGACCGGCTGTACGGTCCACGTCGTCAACGAAGAGGTCGACGCCGGCCCCATCGTGACCCAGGAGGCCGTCCCGGTCTACGAGGACGACGACGAAGCGAGTCTCAAATCTCGCGTCCTCAACGACGCGGAGTTCACCGCGTATCCCCGTGCAGTCCGCTGGTTCGCCGAGGACCGCGTGACGGTCGAGGACGGGTCCGTCTCCGTCGACGGCGACGACGGCGGCGACTTCCCCGAGCGTCGCGTCGTCTCGAACGACCGCGAAGCGACGCTCCGATACGGCGAGAACCCGCATCAGGACGCCGCAGTCTACGCCGACGCCTCCTGCGACGAGGCGAGCGTCGTCCACGCCGACCAGCTCAACGAGGGCGCGAAGGCACTCTCGTACAACAACTACAACGACGCCGACGGCGCGCTCAATCTCATCAAGGAGTTCGACGAACCCGCCGCGGCCGTCATCAAGCACACCAACCCCGCGGGCTGTGCGACCGCCGACACGCTCGCCGACGCCTACGAGGCCGCGCTGTCGACGGACCCGATGAGCGCATTTGGTGGGATTGTCGCACTCAACCGCGAGTGTGACGCCGCGACCGCCGAGCAGGTCGTCGACTCGTTCAAGGAGGTCGTCGTCGCGCCGGGCTACACCGACGCCGCGCTCGACGTCCTGACCGGGAAGAAGAACCTCCGCGTGCTCGACGTCGGCGACGTCGACAGCCTCGGCGAGATCACCGAACGCTTCACCGAGAAACCCATTGTCGGCGGCCGCCTCGTCCAGGAGCGCGACACGTGGACGCCGACGGTCGACGACCTCGAAATCCCGACCGAGCGCGAGCCGACAGAAGAAGAACTGGAGACGATGCTCTTCTCGTGGAAGGTGCTGAAACACGTCAAGTCCAACGGCATCCTGTTCGCCAAGGGCACGGAGACGGTCGGCGTCGGCATGGGACAGGTCTCCCGCGTCGACGCGGTCCGACTCGCCGCGATGAAGGCCGACGAGCACGCCGAGGGCAAGGACGCCGAAGGTGCCGTGATGGCCTCGGACGCCTTCTTCCCGTTCCCGGACGGTATCGAGGAGGCCGCGAAAGCGGGCATCACGGCCGTCATCCAGCCCGGTGGCTCCGTCAACGACGAGGACGTCGTCGAAGCCGCCGACGAGCACGGGATGGCGATGGCGTTTACCGGTCAGCGGTGCTTCCGGCATGACTGAGTGAAACGAAGGAATGCTGGAAGTCAGCGAGTCGCAGCACCCGAACGGAGTGAGGGTGACCGTCTCGCGCGATTTCCGTCACGACTGAGCACTGCGACGGAGTGTCGGAAGCCAGCGACCGAGCGTCGGCGAGTTCGCGCGGTTTCAGATTCGTTTTCGTGCGACCAGTGAACCTCGGGGACGAGACTGTCCGTTATCTCCTGACCCAACGAGATTTCTAGAACTCTATCCAGATATTCATCCAGAAATACGGCCGTAAAGCCTTCAACTACAGCGAATCCTTTTCTCGACCGGCGTCGTCCCCTCGCCATGACCGACACCCCCATCGTTGGCCTCGGCGAGATTGCCCTTCGCGTCGACGACTTAGACGAGATGACCGACTTCTACGCCGAGGTCATCGGCCTCCCGATCCTGGGCGACTTCGACCATGCAACTTTCTTCGAGATCGCCGAGGGCGTCGAAGGCCACACGCAGATCCTCGCGCTGTTCGACCGGTCGGGCGAGGACGACTACACGCCGCCGGACGCCGCCCGGACGA includes these proteins:
- a CDS encoding multicopper oxidase domain-containing protein: MNSDRIGAPGTGISRRDFLKATGATGAVAVAGCMDAPTAQVPAAGGADSLSASTADLPLTGQPEVVDLDELGGEVTLRTVTARHEAHPGQAMNGPVTLPVVWAFQANDGTPSVPGPVLRCTEGTELKITLDNTDNVHPHTLHFHGVRKSWMDDGVPTTTGITVMPGETHTYTIPANVAGTHLYHCHFNTPFHMDMGMYGILRVDPAGYEEADKEYFMTVKEWDSRLSRQYGGENVKYSLPDRMGDVFTINGRSAPYTLNPEMGSPVIVDSGDTVRIHLVNAGFMSHPMHTHNHRFKVVEKDGSPMPEPLQYLQDVVNVAPAERYTIEFVADADPGIYPIHCHKVDHVRNGNSYPGGMLTATVYTEAMDSDVFRKVMDYAGYEL
- the purB gene encoding adenylosuccinate lyase — translated: MTDLPRSDPLAAVSPLDGRYAGRTAPLSPYASESALMRARVRVEVDYLLALADLDATPLTLDEAERADLRALYEEFDADDARLVKQIEVEGTEAFSATNHDVKAVEYFLRTAVDESVYPWIHFGLTSEDVNNLAQRLLVKPAVEEVLLPALAEVRDELTQLAQDNRDLPMLARTHGQPATPTTFGKEMAVYAARLGKAMARTNEAAEELSGKLAGASGTYAAHVAAYPDVDWRAFSREFVTSLGLDHTALTTQVNPCDDLATLFDALRGVNNVLVDLDRDMWLYVSDRYLGQRTVEGETGSSTMPHKVNPIDFENSEGNLSKANSDLTFLADYVTTSRLQRDLSDSTVKRNIGAAFAHCLIGYGKTTKGLDKVVPNEQVMRDELESTPEIIGEAVQTILRREGDTAAYERVKELTRGRNVTIEDFHDLFADLDVDESVREELLALTPATYTGVASDLVDDLD
- a CDS encoding signal peptidase I; the encoded protein is MTRPRRAEQTAAEGDASRGWASSRTVLHALGVLLLLAVLAPFVVQAVPQTVGADQSYTVLSGSMEPSISPGDVVVVDDVGASTLERGDVITFRRDGETKPTTHRIVEIRETETGRAFVTKGDANEARDGPTVAPENVVGEVLLVIPLVGYVVQFAGTRLGFAALVGAPIALLVVSEVWKVVTSSSAEATDGRTDEAQPTTDTGAADPSDSNDPEDPNDSDEFELELPDLRVALVPLVALTVYSAVMAYTTRTPWSVAVAVASGGFLLLGGGLSRMAEEVEEVEEDDPMARDVETSPRDTSLVPVTDASLPDGGPRRVVVDSAVSLVDVAAECGRPIRRDEAGERLFVRDGALVFVWDGTPPDDASPPADRGEAG
- a CDS encoding signal peptidase I, which codes for MGARRQLHGVVLALWLLSSPFLVVVQPGLVGADAGYAVASGSMEPEIKRGSLVLVEAVSPRTVEVGDVITFRGEGNVGPTTTHRVVGIQRNDAGFAFVVKGDANRSPDNEPVDASRVVGRVTATIPWVGYPVLATDIGSALVFLFVVPAATLALERGQYLLSAVE
- a CDS encoding SipW-dependent-type signal peptide-containing protein, which gives rise to MSKKKLKLSRRNMLAGLGTIGIASAGAGFGTWAAFSDTEEATTTFTAGELDGHVGWYASYNGEEVSQGDEIEVQTGEDNGTQHLAYSLDDVKPGDYGSIVFEIEVETNPAWVFSCLDFDNNDDNSIEDPEDEVDNGAMKEAEVSANTYNNDTVTVQYGNGELADNLYVLPFYDSNKNSSFFDGGFQGSFNPTSQGVTSPAYWDNATGSLVPRPLSGAVFSQLDQGTVGFNDDGETYTTPAPVNRRYAGCILLNGEQNGDTNNEQGFSPLQPEGTIRFGYDWSLPFNVGNEAQTDSIDIYFGFDFQQVRHNESPARPYISTPGYRAQGEPTEGDADNGGD
- a CDS encoding DUF7344 domain-containing protein, with the protein product MNQLTTRKSDITEGEIHELLRNSRRRRVLKQLQERVGVVTVRALAETIAELETGESPPPRRIRDSVYNSLHQTHLPKLDAYGVVDYDKNRKTVALRREVRQVDLYMEVVTKYGITWAEYYQRLLLLALLVILAAQFDVVAVAALPTAVWASVFLVVLALSSAAQLWSRRWFYLQQLVGDHR
- the purH gene encoding bifunctional phosphoribosylaminoimidazolecarboxamide formyltransferase/IMP cyclohydrolase, with amino-acid sequence MLKIAGLASNRGRNLLHIADQAPGGAKLSVVLTNEEGAPVLEGASERGIPTEVVTRGDDESRADHERRVLDRLDSYDFDIVCLDGYMRILTEEFLDDAPTTLNVHPSLLPAFPGMDAHEQVLDAGVRTTGCTVHVVNEEVDAGPIVTQEAVPVYEDDDEASLKSRVLNDAEFTAYPRAVRWFAEDRVTVEDGSVSVDGDDGGDFPERRVVSNDREATLRYGENPHQDAAVYADASCDEASVVHADQLNEGAKALSYNNYNDADGALNLIKEFDEPAAAVIKHTNPAGCATADTLADAYEAALSTDPMSAFGGIVALNRECDAATAEQVVDSFKEVVVAPGYTDAALDVLTGKKNLRVLDVGDVDSLGEITERFTEKPIVGGRLVQERDTWTPTVDDLEIPTEREPTEEELETMLFSWKVLKHVKSNGILFAKGTETVGVGMGQVSRVDAVRLAAMKADEHAEGKDAEGAVMASDAFFPFPDGIEEAAKAGITAVIQPGGSVNDEDVVEAADEHGMAMAFTGQRCFRHD
- a CDS encoding VOC family protein produces the protein MTDTPIVGLGEIALRVDDLDEMTDFYAEVIGLPILGDFDHATFFEIAEGVEGHTQILALFDRSGEDDYTPPDAARTTVDHIAFGIPLDAFESEVDRLEGLGLDVWTTTHDWVQWRSLYVTDPEGNRVELVCHDPSIDEA